One Rhodopirellula bahusiensis genomic region harbors:
- a CDS encoding DUF4465 domain-containing protein codes for MNPFKSSRFARRHQLHLAIENLESRQLLAAGPYAPAAGEVGSTAIDRESPAIVGWASGVAEYNAGAEVDAAWQDASEALGPAEGLSGSIVSLGRSGTLTLTFDEPIRDGLGFDFAVFENSFSDMFLELGYVEVSSDGVNFVRFESDSLTDSSVGAFGSVDPTNLDNLAGKYRGGFGTPFDLQELRGSAGLDVTAITHVRLVDIVGDGTSLDGQGDPIYDPTPTVGSAGLDVDGVAVLHAKETGAAIIDFETLGSELGGASFSNQAPEGFSEDEITLNNDYNALYGSWQGWSVSQATDTTTAGFSNQYSAFAGEGREGSDTFAVGFYSEYAEPEDRPTIKLDPEVGSQFDSLWITNTTYAALSMTDGDQFAKQFGGDNGTDPDFFEVDIHGLDAAGDSIGIVTVALADFRFENSADDFIVDEWVRVDLSSLQDAEALQFQVRSSDIGDFGINTPTYFAVDDVVVRRPQVAFDLEDANLLEPESMTGRVSRPALNNSSPMTVSIANSDSSLVSLPTQVTIAAGADYAEFTVSTFNDELAGPDEQVSLTATADLQAPRIRPLNILDDDATGLTFSSDSIQQTEGESATTLTLRRNDVDVSASLVVTISATPDSRLNFPTSVTFPAGQREVSVALSITNDEKFSPTQSTELTATADGHAGTTVVVELVDDDLRALSATGPSAALNEATPAQTVTAIIRRNDASLDEPLTVSLTNPNPELLTMPSSVTIATGFDSSEVTIGVIDNELINVGSTFTIVASSVNAVNTDFDVAVVDDEEPAIELALLDSDGNSLDAVTEGQSVRLSVSRPAANSEDSITVTLGQSLGDRVDGPTEVIIPAGASSAEVTWTVVSDQNLTGSLDWVIEASTPGFETARLERVVLDSDSANLTLTGPTEPLLESDAKSVGDFESLGRALTLDEFDNNAGPSGVFVDGELTFGNSFSNAFGFDSWSGFSISRGSDTSTPGFFNQYSAIPGEGARESNTYAIGFNGADAVIRRPADSRPFESIAVTNTTYAALSMLNGDAFAKQFGGASGDDPDTFVLTIVGRNANGESIGEVDFHLADFRADDNSLDYIVDEWTTIDLTSIGEATELHFELASTDVGQFGMNTPGYFAIDDVQLAAPSEGLPELTIHRQTLDDSESLEVSLSSDRTDVLVPASIMIPAGQDSVTVPIQLINDLTAEGEHAVQITASANGFDPQTISLTIKDDDSPTLTVAHASNGLLNESRSIIVDVEDAGVNLDAESFDNGSNLSGKIEAGPLEFPNTYNEQFDFWSGWAASNVTDVMTAGYSNQYAAYSNLGAARPGGGESSDTFLIGTGSGASAPTVSLPETMADARFESIAVTNNTYAALSMQQGDAFAKQFGGESGDDPDYFLLTIVGLDSSGETLGTIDFYLADYRFEDNSLDYIVDEWTTIDLTSLDGASQLRFDLSSSDVGDFGMNTPAYFAADNIILDQVTVEPTSVVIHRNEADLTSPLPISFESDDPRFSMNTPIEIPAGADSIRVPVSILNDRTVNSDGNAIWTFSADGYSPSDVAVSIQDDETPGIEVVRLQDSPEVTEGETADLYEVRLTERPESDVTISIEAMIDSVNASEQLSLNATTLTFTPDNWSEPQTISVSANMDFASESNQTVRLSLEVAGELSDPGYQTAAAEQESFTLIDYQPSDLTLAVEENELVLRDNRDNTVWKSRELDEAFEVTFDGQQQTLAIGSIVDATNLVTIDMGGGDDQVVLDTTWFTSIDGGEGFDRLILQPSDSIAEESGSQRIDLATWLQNRVVGFEEFVLGASSADQPLTYQLDSARLNALLGSNAPTISSIGSQNLQLTGSWQLGVPIVADGLVRQRLVADSIEVHVVTSTPWQNAIRSEDVNANGEVTALDALTVINRLNSGEPDELSTPSDPNELIGRFYDVSGDGRVSALDALKVINYLNGDTASGEQISDPRITSLSPTDTQFTAPVNAGSTETSDSSRRQEAFASIGDLTEPTELAPHHSIAGSSQAELSANRIDQLWSETGRELDGESSSFEVDDLLDNLTLLGDRA; via the coding sequence GTGAACCCTTTTAAATCAAGCCGTTTCGCTCGTCGTCACCAATTGCATTTGGCCATCGAGAATCTCGAATCGCGTCAACTCCTTGCTGCCGGACCTTATGCTCCTGCGGCAGGTGAAGTGGGCTCGACCGCGATTGACCGGGAGTCGCCCGCCATCGTGGGATGGGCCTCTGGCGTGGCGGAATACAATGCGGGCGCCGAAGTCGACGCTGCTTGGCAGGACGCTTCCGAAGCCCTCGGTCCCGCCGAAGGACTATCGGGCAGCATCGTTTCGCTAGGTCGTTCCGGGACGCTGACGCTGACTTTCGACGAACCCATCCGAGACGGACTGGGATTCGACTTTGCCGTGTTTGAAAATTCGTTCTCGGACATGTTTCTCGAACTGGGCTACGTCGAAGTCTCTTCTGACGGTGTGAACTTCGTCCGCTTTGAAAGTGATTCTCTTACGGACTCTTCTGTTGGCGCTTTTGGTTCGGTTGACCCTACCAATCTGGACAACCTCGCGGGCAAGTATCGCGGCGGATTCGGCACGCCGTTCGACCTGCAAGAACTTCGCGGGAGTGCCGGACTGGATGTCACCGCCATCACGCACGTTCGGCTGGTCGATATTGTCGGTGACGGCACATCGCTCGACGGACAAGGCGATCCGATCTATGACCCAACTCCCACGGTTGGCAGTGCCGGATTGGATGTCGATGGCGTCGCCGTGCTCCACGCGAAAGAGACGGGCGCGGCCATCATTGACTTCGAAACGCTAGGATCCGAATTGGGCGGCGCAAGCTTCTCCAACCAAGCCCCCGAGGGTTTCAGCGAAGACGAAATCACCCTGAACAACGATTACAACGCGTTGTATGGAAGCTGGCAGGGCTGGTCCGTTTCACAAGCCACTGACACCACCACCGCTGGATTCTCGAATCAGTACAGTGCCTTCGCGGGAGAAGGCCGAGAAGGGTCGGACACTTTCGCGGTCGGTTTCTACTCCGAATACGCCGAACCCGAAGACCGCCCGACGATCAAACTTGATCCCGAGGTCGGTTCCCAGTTCGATTCGCTATGGATCACCAACACGACCTACGCTGCTCTTTCGATGACCGACGGTGACCAATTCGCCAAACAATTTGGCGGTGACAACGGCACCGACCCTGATTTCTTCGAAGTCGACATCCATGGGCTCGACGCAGCAGGCGATTCGATTGGAATCGTGACTGTTGCTCTGGCAGACTTTCGATTCGAAAACTCCGCTGACGATTTCATCGTGGACGAATGGGTCCGAGTTGACTTGTCATCGCTGCAGGATGCTGAGGCCCTGCAGTTCCAAGTTCGCTCATCCGATATTGGCGACTTTGGGATCAACACGCCGACCTACTTTGCGGTCGATGATGTGGTCGTGCGTCGTCCACAGGTCGCCTTTGATCTGGAAGACGCGAATTTACTCGAGCCCGAATCAATGACGGGCCGCGTCTCTCGACCGGCGTTGAACAACAGTTCGCCGATGACCGTTTCGATCGCGAATTCGGACAGCTCGCTGGTGAGCCTTCCGACTCAAGTCACAATTGCGGCGGGCGCAGACTACGCCGAATTCACGGTCTCGACCTTCAACGATGAATTGGCCGGACCGGACGAACAAGTCAGCCTGACCGCGACTGCTGACCTGCAAGCACCTCGAATTCGTCCGTTGAACATACTCGACGACGATGCGACGGGACTCACGTTCTCCAGTGATTCGATCCAGCAAACGGAAGGCGAGTCCGCCACCACGCTGACGCTTCGCCGCAACGATGTCGACGTATCCGCCTCGCTTGTGGTCACAATTTCCGCAACTCCCGATTCGCGGCTGAACTTCCCAACATCGGTGACTTTTCCGGCGGGCCAACGAGAGGTCTCCGTCGCGTTATCAATCACCAACGACGAGAAGTTTTCTCCGACTCAGTCCACTGAGTTGACGGCGACGGCAGATGGTCACGCTGGAACGACTGTCGTTGTGGAACTTGTCGACGATGACTTGCGAGCATTGTCCGCGACCGGTCCATCAGCTGCTTTGAACGAGGCCACTCCAGCTCAGACGGTGACCGCAATCATTCGTCGCAATGATGCATCTTTGGACGAACCACTCACCGTCTCTCTAACCAATCCAAATCCCGAATTGTTGACGATGCCATCGTCAGTCACGATTGCGACCGGATTTGATTCTTCCGAAGTGACAATTGGAGTCATCGACAACGAACTGATCAATGTTGGCAGCACATTCACGATCGTGGCATCCAGCGTGAACGCAGTGAATACCGATTTCGATGTCGCGGTGGTCGACGACGAAGAACCAGCCATTGAATTGGCGTTGCTCGATTCAGATGGCAACTCGCTCGACGCGGTGACCGAAGGGCAGTCCGTGCGATTGTCTGTCAGTCGACCAGCAGCGAACTCGGAGGATTCAATCACTGTGACACTCGGACAGTCGCTCGGTGATCGTGTGGATGGACCGACGGAAGTCATCATCCCAGCTGGCGCTTCGTCCGCTGAGGTGACTTGGACCGTGGTATCGGATCAGAATCTCACGGGCAGCCTGGACTGGGTTATCGAAGCCAGCACTCCAGGCTTCGAAACCGCACGACTGGAAAGGGTCGTGTTGGATTCAGATTCGGCAAACCTCACGCTGACTGGCCCCACAGAGCCACTTCTGGAATCCGACGCCAAATCCGTTGGCGACTTCGAATCGCTCGGACGCGCATTGACACTGGACGAGTTTGACAACAACGCTGGACCGTCCGGCGTGTTCGTCGATGGTGAACTTACGTTTGGCAACTCATTCAGCAACGCGTTTGGTTTTGACAGCTGGTCCGGATTCTCAATCAGTCGCGGTTCAGACACATCGACGCCGGGCTTCTTCAACCAATACTCCGCGATCCCTGGCGAAGGCGCTCGCGAGTCAAACACCTACGCCATCGGGTTCAACGGAGCCGACGCGGTCATCCGGCGGCCCGCGGACTCCCGCCCGTTTGAATCCATCGCAGTCACCAACACGACTTACGCTGCACTTTCGATGCTGAACGGAGACGCTTTCGCCAAGCAGTTTGGCGGTGCGTCCGGTGATGATCCGGACACGTTTGTCTTGACAATCGTTGGACGAAACGCCAATGGCGAGTCCATCGGAGAAGTGGACTTTCACCTCGCCGATTTCCGAGCCGACGACAATTCGCTCGACTACATCGTTGACGAGTGGACAACGATCGACCTGACCTCCATCGGCGAGGCAACGGAACTGCATTTTGAACTTGCCTCGACCGACGTCGGCCAGTTCGGGATGAACACGCCAGGCTACTTCGCGATCGATGATGTGCAGCTGGCTGCTCCTAGCGAAGGCCTGCCCGAACTGACCATCCATCGCCAAACACTCGATGACAGCGAATCGTTGGAGGTGAGCCTCTCATCCGATCGAACGGACGTCCTGGTGCCCGCTTCCATCATGATTCCCGCTGGTCAGGACAGCGTGACTGTTCCGATCCAGTTGATCAACGATTTGACGGCCGAAGGAGAACACGCCGTTCAAATCACTGCGTCAGCGAATGGATTTGATCCGCAAACCATTTCATTGACGATCAAGGACGATGACTCGCCAACCTTGACGGTCGCTCATGCTTCGAACGGCTTATTGAATGAGTCACGAAGCATCATCGTCGACGTCGAGGACGCCGGCGTGAACCTTGATGCGGAATCATTCGACAATGGGTCGAACCTCTCCGGCAAAATTGAGGCGGGTCCACTTGAGTTCCCAAACACCTACAACGAACAGTTTGATTTCTGGAGTGGCTGGGCAGCGTCCAATGTGACCGACGTGATGACGGCCGGCTATTCGAACCAGTACGCCGCGTATTCCAACCTGGGTGCGGCTCGACCCGGTGGTGGTGAATCATCGGACACATTCTTGATTGGTACCGGCAGCGGTGCTTCGGCCCCAACCGTTTCGCTGCCTGAAACAATGGCCGACGCACGGTTCGAATCCATTGCCGTGACGAACAACACCTACGCCGCCTTGTCGATGCAGCAAGGCGATGCATTCGCAAAGCAATTCGGTGGAGAATCCGGCGACGACCCGGATTACTTCTTGTTGACCATTGTCGGTTTGGACTCATCCGGCGAGACCCTTGGCACCATCGACTTCTACCTCGCGGACTATCGCTTCGAAGACAATTCGCTGGACTACATCGTCGATGAATGGACCACGATCGACCTGACTTCGCTGGACGGAGCATCTCAGCTGCGATTCGACCTGTCATCATCGGACGTCGGTGACTTTGGAATGAACACGCCCGCCTACTTTGCGGCGGACAACATCATTTTGGATCAGGTGACCGTCGAGCCGACATCGGTCGTGATCCACCGCAATGAAGCCGATCTGACTTCGCCTCTTCCGATCTCATTCGAGTCGGACGATCCCCGATTCTCGATGAACACTCCCATCGAAATTCCCGCAGGAGCAGATTCCATCCGTGTTCCAGTGTCGATCTTGAATGATCGAACGGTCAACTCGGATGGCAATGCAATCTGGACTTTCTCCGCGGACGGCTACAGCCCCAGCGACGTAGCAGTATCCATCCAAGATGACGAAACTCCTGGAATCGAAGTCGTTCGACTGCAAGACTCTCCGGAAGTCACCGAGGGCGAAACGGCTGATCTCTATGAAGTCCGCTTGACCGAGCGTCCCGAGTCGGACGTGACGATTTCGATCGAGGCGATGATTGATTCCGTCAACGCTTCCGAACAGCTCTCTCTCAACGCGACAACCTTGACATTCACGCCAGACAACTGGAGCGAACCGCAAACGATCTCTGTGTCAGCCAACATGGATTTCGCGTCTGAGTCCAACCAAACAGTTCGCCTTTCACTCGAAGTCGCAGGCGAACTCAGTGATCCCGGTTACCAAACGGCCGCTGCCGAACAAGAGTCGTTCACACTCATCGACTATCAGCCGTCTGACCTAACCCTCGCGGTGGAAGAGAACGAACTCGTCTTGCGAGACAACCGTGACAACACCGTTTGGAAGTCGCGTGAACTAGACGAAGCGTTTGAGGTCACCTTCGATGGCCAACAGCAAACGCTCGCGATAGGTTCAATCGTAGATGCAACGAATTTGGTGACCATCGACATGGGTGGCGGCGACGATCAAGTCGTGCTCGACACGACCTGGTTCACATCAATCGATGGCGGGGAAGGATTTGACAGATTGATCCTTCAGCCATCGGACAGTATCGCGGAAGAAAGCGGATCGCAACGCATCGACTTGGCCACTTGGTTGCAAAATCGCGTGGTTGGTTTTGAGGAGTTTGTTTTGGGTGCGTCCTCCGCCGACCAGCCGCTGACCTATCAGTTGGATTCCGCTCGACTGAACGCATTGCTTGGATCCAACGCTCCGACAATCAGCAGCATCGGAAGTCAGAACCTGCAACTCACCGGCAGTTGGCAACTCGGCGTTCCCATTGTCGCGGACGGATTGGTTCGGCAACGCTTGGTGGCGGACTCGATTGAAGTTCACGTGGTCACCAGCACTCCTTGGCAAAACGCGATCCGCAGCGAGGATGTCAACGCGAATGGCGAGGTAACCGCTCTCGATGCGTTGACGGTCATCAACCGACTTAATTCTGGCGAGCCCGATGAGCTATCGACTCCGAGTGATCCCAATGAGTTGATCGGCCGATTCTATGATGTCTCCGGTGATGGACGCGTGTCAGCGTTGGATGCATTGAAGGTGATCAACTACCTCAATGGCGACACAGCGTCAGGAGAACAAATCAGCGATCCACGGATCACTTCGCTATCACCAACCGACACACAGTTCACAGCCCCAGTAAACGCTGGTTCGACCGAGACGAGCGACTCTAGCCGACGACAGGAAGCTTTCGCATCCATCGGCGATCTCACCGAGCCGACTGAACTTGCCCCACACCACTCGATCGCCGGATCCTCGCAAGCCGAACTTTCCGCGAATCGGATCGATCAATTGTGGAGTGAAACCGGTCGCGAGTTGGATGGTGAATCGTCATCATTCGAGGTCGATGACTTGCTCGACAATCTCACGTTGTTAGGTGATCGAGCATGA
- a CDS encoding DUF1559 domain-containing protein, with protein MVPSARSHRRRYRCVSTQGFTLVELLVVIAVIGVLVGLLLPAVQAAREAMRRASCQNNLHQIGLALHNYHAAHNKFPPGAIEVRPQFPNGKQFAWSAFVLPFMEQSGLNEQIDFGLPFDALDNEPAAATVLPAYLCPSTPRSGGLMQGRGASDYGGIYGQRITGRNDPPNGMMLHDRALAMRDVLDGSSHTVMVSEDAAFPDGQWINGRNLFDQAFPINQAPTFENDMRSFHVGGVMILRADSSVSFLTEQLDLQILAALCTRAGHDDATL; from the coding sequence ATGGTCCCGTCCGCTCGTTCACATCGCCGCCGCTATCGCTGCGTTTCCACCCAAGGCTTTACCTTGGTCGAACTGCTGGTTGTGATCGCCGTCATCGGCGTTTTGGTTGGCTTGCTATTGCCCGCGGTTCAAGCGGCTCGTGAAGCGATGCGTCGAGCAAGCTGCCAAAACAACTTGCACCAAATTGGTTTGGCCCTGCACAACTACCATGCTGCCCACAACAAGTTCCCACCGGGTGCCATTGAGGTGCGGCCTCAGTTTCCAAACGGAAAGCAGTTCGCATGGTCCGCCTTTGTGCTTCCTTTCATGGAACAGTCAGGGCTGAATGAACAGATCGATTTTGGACTGCCGTTCGATGCGTTGGACAACGAACCGGCTGCGGCGACCGTGTTGCCAGCCTACCTCTGTCCCAGCACGCCTCGATCAGGCGGATTGATGCAGGGCCGAGGAGCCTCGGACTACGGCGGAATCTACGGTCAGCGCATCACAGGCCGCAACGATCCGCCGAACGGAATGATGCTTCACGACCGAGCCCTCGCGATGCGAGACGTATTGGACGGAAGCTCTCACACCGTGATGGTCTCGGAAGACGCCGCCTTTCCCGATGGGCAATGGATCAACGGACGCAATTTGTTCGACCAGGCGTTCCCGATCAACCAAGCACCCACTTTTGAAAATGACATGCGTAGCTTTCACGTCGGTGGCGTGATGATCCTCCGCGCGGACAGTTCGGTCTCTTTTCTGACAGAGCAACTCGATCTGCAAATCCTGGCGGCGCTTTGCACGCGAGCCGGACATGATGACGCCACCCTGTAA